One Glycine max cultivar Williams 82 chromosome 3, Glycine_max_v4.0, whole genome shotgun sequence DNA window includes the following coding sequences:
- the LOC106798298 gene encoding 10 kDa chaperonin, mitochondrial, with amino-acid sequence MWCARHVDSHVTLGDLTRVTVDLTRISNLTEDLAFSLSCPTQLSSLLQSPLRIFNRVLVEKIVPSSKTNAGILLPGKSSKLNFGKVIAVGPGFHSKNGKLIPMAVKEGDTVLLPEYGGTEVKLDNKEYWKDFLNY; translated from the exons ATGTGGTGTGCACGACATGTAGATAGCCACGTGACACTCGGTGACCTCACTCGCGTTACTGTGGACCTCACTCGCATTTCAAACCTCACCGAGGACCTAGCTTTTTCACTCAGTTGCCCTACACAACTTTCATCACTGCTTCAGTCACCTCTTCG AATTTTCAATCGGGTTTTGGTGGAGAAAATTGTGCCTTCATCAAAGACCAACGCTGGCATTTTGTTACCTGGGAAATCCTCCAAG CTAAATTTCGGAAAAGTTATTGCTGTTGGCCCTGGCTTTCACAGTAAGAATGGGAAGCTAATTCCTATGGCTGTTAAGGAAGGTGATACTGTTCTTTTGCCTGAATATGGGGGAACTGAGGTGAAGCTTGATAACAAAGa ATACTGGAAGGACTTCTTGAACTACTAG